One Gelria sp. Kuro-4 DNA segment encodes these proteins:
- a CDS encoding phasin family protein, which yields MKELIAKSLALSWGVIAITRETAEKLVDELVKKGEVKQEEAKDLVSGLVERGKKAREEVQQTIRQEVTRALKELSLPSRDDLLRLEEKLDRLLEREEKKGALGGQNQARD from the coding sequence ATGAAGGAACTGATTGCTAAAAGCCTGGCCTTGAGCTGGGGAGTCATTGCCATCACCCGGGAGACAGCGGAGAAACTAGTGGACGAACTGGTAAAAAAGGGCGAAGTGAAGCAAGAGGAAGCCAAGGATTTGGTAAGCGGCCTGGTGGAACGAGGTAAGAAAGCGCGGGAGGAAGTACAACAAACCATTCGCCAAGAAGTAACGCGGGCGTTGAAGGAACTCAGTCTCCCCTCCCGGGATGATCTCCTTCGCTTGGAAGAAAAGCTGGACCGTTTGCTGGAACGCGAAGAAAAGAAGGGGGCGCTAGGCGGCCAAAACCAGGCGCGTGACTAG
- a CDS encoding complex I subunit 5 family protein has product MPQGVTLVLPLLGEGLRFRSDALSLLFVLLTLWVGFWATLFSFPYLSHGHTRGRFYLCWLLTLAGCLGSFLAADLFTLYLFFELMSLASWALVVHEEDYAALKAGGTYLYLSLAGGLALLAAAFLLQASCGTTAWQQLSLLPAPPEGILRPVASLLLAGFGLKAGVFPLHFWLPQAHPVAPAPASALLSGILLKVGAYGLLRTVSLLARWEFTALAPLGTLLALLAVFTMLLGAYEALQQQNAKRLLAFSSVSQLGYVVLGAALAALLAPAFPLVWAAALYHALNHALAKGALFLTAGSLGVLSGSLELSAAAGLGLRYRGLGAAVTLGAAAMAGLPGLSGYLSKTLLHHAVVAAPQAAGAVWGLLEPLFLLAGAGTVAYYLVFLTPWYQKSGARPQRAAPLLWLPPLVLTLSALAAGALPGLFLPRLVVPAALVLMKAEEAHHLAAELEHFHPWSAADLKGAIFTVALGLLVYAAYARGLLPRRRTSPLSCPRLPLAALLKRLGRSIRQALAPLAQAGRSRAAAFLRPLYAPASKLAPGAAARALAALAARLAPSTAPDSHRSDPLAMLLRSFAALGSQLRAAEELADRSRAHLVRRAVAGVPFPSTDYFLSAAGGLLLVTCQVLNVLDDLLNELGAALGRGTLALFRSTARLDEALENLSTTLARSLHSFLRRLGHLEAPPRPAANADPPLTRWERFLHLDLLNLDVAVLLLALLLILTLLYFLLTA; this is encoded by the coding sequence ATGCCGCAAGGTGTAACCTTGGTTCTACCGCTCCTCGGCGAGGGGCTGCGCTTCAGGTCCGATGCCCTGAGCCTGCTCTTTGTTCTCCTAACCCTGTGGGTCGGGTTCTGGGCGACCCTGTTTTCCTTCCCCTACCTCTCCCACGGGCACACGCGCGGCCGTTTTTACCTCTGCTGGCTGCTCACCCTGGCCGGCTGCCTGGGATCGTTCCTGGCTGCTGACCTCTTCACCCTTTACCTCTTCTTCGAGCTGATGTCGCTCGCTTCTTGGGCGCTGGTGGTACACGAAGAAGACTACGCCGCGCTAAAAGCCGGGGGCACCTATCTCTACCTCAGCCTGGCCGGCGGGCTGGCGCTGCTCGCGGCGGCTTTCCTCCTCCAGGCGAGCTGCGGGACAACCGCCTGGCAGCAGCTCTCCCTCCTCCCGGCACCGCCGGAGGGAATCCTCCGGCCGGTAGCCTCCCTGCTTCTGGCGGGCTTTGGCCTGAAAGCCGGGGTTTTCCCCCTGCACTTCTGGCTGCCCCAGGCCCACCCGGTGGCCCCCGCCCCGGCCAGCGCCCTCCTGTCCGGCATCCTGCTTAAGGTGGGAGCGTACGGCCTGCTGCGCACCGTGAGCCTCCTGGCCCGGTGGGAGTTCACCGCTCTGGCACCGCTCGGAACACTCCTGGCCCTTCTGGCCGTCTTCACCATGCTGCTGGGTGCCTATGAGGCGCTCCAGCAGCAAAACGCCAAGCGGCTTTTAGCCTTCTCCAGCGTAAGCCAGCTGGGCTACGTGGTCCTGGGCGCCGCCCTGGCGGCACTCCTAGCTCCGGCCTTTCCCCTGGTGTGGGCCGCGGCCCTTTACCACGCGCTCAACCACGCCCTGGCCAAGGGCGCGCTCTTTCTCACCGCCGGCTCGTTAGGGGTGCTGAGCGGCTCCCTGGAGCTCAGCGCTGCGGCCGGGCTTGGCCTGAGGTACCGCGGTCTCGGCGCCGCAGTGACGCTGGGGGCGGCCGCCATGGCCGGTTTGCCCGGACTGAGCGGCTATCTCAGCAAAACCCTGCTCCACCATGCCGTGGTGGCAGCGCCCCAGGCGGCGGGTGCCGTCTGGGGGCTCCTCGAGCCCCTCTTTCTCCTGGCCGGCGCCGGGACAGTGGCGTACTACTTGGTGTTCCTTACTCCCTGGTACCAAAAAAGCGGTGCTCGCCCGCAGCGGGCCGCACCGCTTCTCTGGCTGCCGCCTCTCGTTCTCACCCTCAGCGCCCTGGCGGCCGGCGCCCTGCCCGGGCTTTTCCTGCCGCGCCTTGTCGTCCCGGCCGCCCTGGTTCTCATGAAAGCGGAAGAAGCCCACCACCTGGCAGCAGAGCTGGAGCACTTTCACCCCTGGTCGGCAGCCGATCTCAAGGGAGCCATCTTCACCGTAGCCCTGGGCCTCCTCGTCTACGCCGCTTACGCCCGCGGCCTGCTGCCGCGCCGGCGTACAAGCCCCCTCTCTTGTCCACGGCTGCCGCTCGCCGCGCTGCTTAAGAGGCTTGGCCGCAGCATCCGCCAGGCCCTCGCCCCGCTCGCGCAAGCCGGCCGCAGTAGAGCGGCCGCTTTCCTCCGGCCGCTTTACGCTCCGGCCTCAAAGCTAGCCCCCGGTGCTGCAGCTCGCGCTCTTGCTGCCTTGGCAGCGCGCCTGGCACCCAGTACGGCGCCGGATAGTCACCGGTCCGATCCCCTGGCAATGCTGCTGCGGTCCTTTGCCGCGTTAGGTAGCCAACTGCGTGCGGCCGAGGAGCTGGCTGATCGCTCCCGGGCCCACCTCGTCCGCCGTGCGGTGGCAGGGGTACCCTTTCCGTCGACCGATTACTTTCTTTCCGCTGCCGGCGGCCTTCTGCTCGTCACCTGCCAGGTTCTCAACGTCCTGGATGACCTTCTAAACGAGTTGGGCGCCGCCCTGGGCCGCGGCACCCTGGCTCTTTTTCGCTCTACGGCGCGGCTCGACGAGGCCCTGGAAAACTTGAGCACCACCCTGGCCCGCTCCCTCCACTCTTTCCTGCGCCGACTAGGCCACCTGGAGGCGCCGCCCCGTCCGGCCGCAAACGCCGACCCGCCGCTTACCCGCTGGGAGCGCTTCCTGCACCTGGACCTGCTCAACCTGGATGTGGCTGTTCTCCTGCTGGCGCTCCTTCTTATCCTTACCCTCTTGTACTTTCTGCTCACGGCCTAA
- a CDS encoding endonuclease III domain-containing protein, protein MRRNKEGFQRKEGLQAQLLQVYQRLWEKFGPRHWWPAETPFEVIVGAILTQNVAWRNVQKAIGNLKAREALRAEALLALPEAELEELIRPTRYYKVKARKLKAFCLYLHKNYGGSLEALFARPLPELRKELLGVWGLGKETVDSILCYAGGKAIMPMDAYTVRIFSRLGLVPEKISYDRLQELFIANLPAGNRLFNEYHALIDALGHYICLPQEPRCLECPLRAICSWAAGKGVPGSHDESALAVPGQ, encoded by the coding sequence GTGCGAAGAAACAAGGAGGGCTTCCAGCGGAAAGAAGGGCTTCAAGCACAGCTTCTCCAGGTCTACCAACGCCTGTGGGAAAAGTTTGGTCCGCGCCACTGGTGGCCGGCTGAGACGCCGTTCGAGGTCATCGTCGGGGCGATCCTTACCCAGAATGTGGCTTGGCGCAACGTACAAAAAGCGATTGGCAACTTAAAGGCGCGAGAGGCCTTAAGGGCGGAGGCCCTTTTGGCTTTGCCCGAGGCCGAACTGGAGGAGCTTATCCGGCCCACCCGTTACTATAAGGTAAAGGCGCGCAAGCTCAAGGCCTTCTGCCTTTACCTGCATAAAAACTACGGCGGTTCCCTAGAGGCTTTGTTTGCCCGGCCGCTGCCGGAGTTACGCAAAGAGCTTCTCGGCGTTTGGGGCCTGGGGAAGGAGACGGTGGATTCCATCCTCTGCTACGCGGGCGGGAAAGCCATCATGCCTATGGATGCCTACACGGTACGCATTTTCTCGCGTCTGGGGCTGGTGCCGGAAAAGATAAGCTACGACCGACTGCAGGAGCTCTTTATCGCAAATCTTCCGGCAGGCAACCGGCTCTTCAACGAGTACCACGCTCTCATCGACGCCCTGGGCCACTACATCTGCCTGCCCCAGGAGCCGCGCTGCCTGGAGTGCCCGCTGAGAGCCATCTGCTCTTGGGCGGCGGGGAAGGGCGTGCCCGGTTCCCACGACGAATCCGCGCTGGCCGTTCCGGGCCAGTGA
- a CDS encoding beta-ketoacyl-ACP synthase III — translation MTGSLHAYIVPAITSVGLAVPARTVTNKDLEATLATTDDWIRQRTGIERRHLASAEDKTATLAAKAASVALNASQLTAEQLDAIIVATSTPDDALVSTACQVQAALGASRAFAFDLAAACSGFAYACAVAGQWIRSGQVHYALVIGAETFSRLVNWSDRQTAILFGDGAGAAVLSPVPLRRDDWYCHLGADGSGKDLLFAPRGSYLQMKGREIFKFGVRAVTEELEHLAAQSGLRLQEIDLFVLHQANQRIIEAVAQRLNLPPERFFSNIAHYGNTSAASIPIALAEAAQKGLLGPGSRVALVGFGAGLTWATCLLTYQPLVCGQTGGGENGADNAPSFNNNSTIRR, via the coding sequence TTGACGGGTTCACTTCACGCATACATAGTTCCTGCTATCACCTCCGTCGGCCTCGCTGTACCCGCACGAACGGTAACCAACAAAGACCTTGAGGCGACTCTTGCCACCACCGATGACTGGATCCGCCAGCGTACCGGGATAGAAAGACGGCACCTGGCATCGGCCGAAGACAAAACCGCCACGCTGGCCGCCAAGGCCGCCTCAGTTGCGTTAAACGCGAGCCAGCTTACAGCAGAACAATTGGATGCCATTATCGTAGCCACTTCTACACCCGACGATGCTCTTGTTTCCACTGCTTGCCAGGTGCAGGCCGCCCTGGGGGCGAGCCGGGCCTTCGCTTTTGACCTGGCGGCAGCGTGCTCCGGCTTTGCTTACGCCTGTGCCGTGGCCGGTCAATGGATCAGAAGTGGTCAAGTCCACTACGCCCTGGTAATTGGGGCCGAAACATTCTCGCGGTTGGTGAACTGGAGCGACCGCCAGACGGCCATCCTGTTCGGCGACGGGGCCGGCGCCGCGGTGCTAAGTCCAGTGCCCTTAAGGCGCGACGACTGGTACTGCCACCTGGGGGCCGACGGCTCGGGAAAAGATCTCCTCTTTGCTCCCCGTGGTAGCTACCTGCAAATGAAAGGTCGTGAGATCTTCAAATTCGGGGTGCGCGCAGTAACGGAAGAACTGGAGCACCTAGCAGCTCAGTCTGGACTTCGCCTGCAAGAGATAGACCTTTTTGTCCTGCACCAGGCCAACCAGCGTATCATCGAAGCGGTGGCCCAGCGGCTCAATCTTCCGCCCGAACGCTTTTTCAGCAACATCGCGCACTATGGCAACACCTCCGCCGCTTCCATTCCAATCGCCCTGGCCGAAGCCGCCCAGAAAGGGCTGCTTGGCCCGGGCAGCCGTGTCGCCCTCGTCGGCTTCGGCGCCGGCTTAACCTGGGCCACCTGCCTTTTGACCTACCAGCCGTTGGTATGCGGACAAACAGGGGGAGGTGAGAATGGAGCCGATAACGCACCGTCGTTCAACAACAATTCTACTATCAGGAGGTAA
- a CDS encoding patatin-like phospholipase family protein, translated as MQNKNHQPAGTLPAIGLALGGGGARGYAHLGVLKALHQSNIPVAVIAGTSMGAVVGAAYAAGRPIEELVEMALEMHWRRLFSLADLTLPRQGVLAGNRLEEYFNTLTKGKTFDQLDVPLTIVATDIATGKPVHLNSGPVAPAVRASMAVPGIFCPVKVGQRLLVDGSIATPVPVAAPLEAGATVVLAVDVCSSVDHSDVLVQTWRWLKTVRTRRVPQGVGLSAAWRFFKPTLPQCVSIVSRSLELCAHYPATPALVALPGRYWRIRPAVDHVRWYEFHRAKECIDAGEAIGRQVAREITSVLEKGWSS; from the coding sequence ATGCAAAACAAGAATCACCAACCAGCTGGCACACTACCGGCAATTGGCCTGGCCCTGGGGGGCGGCGGAGCGAGGGGCTATGCCCACCTGGGTGTACTCAAAGCCCTACATCAGTCAAACATCCCTGTCGCCGTTATCGCCGGGACCAGCATGGGAGCAGTGGTGGGGGCAGCATACGCTGCGGGCCGCCCCATCGAAGAGTTAGTGGAGATGGCCCTGGAGATGCACTGGAGGCGGTTATTCTCTTTAGCCGACCTTACGCTACCCCGCCAGGGTGTGCTGGCCGGCAACCGGCTGGAAGAGTACTTTAACACGCTGACCAAAGGGAAGACCTTTGACCAGTTGGATGTACCGCTTACAATCGTTGCTACCGATATTGCTACCGGCAAGCCGGTACATCTCAATTCTGGTCCCGTCGCCCCGGCCGTGCGGGCCAGCATGGCTGTTCCGGGAATCTTTTGCCCGGTGAAGGTGGGCCAACGCCTCCTGGTGGATGGCTCAATAGCAACGCCCGTCCCAGTAGCAGCCCCCCTGGAAGCGGGAGCCACCGTGGTGCTGGCTGTTGATGTCTGTTCGTCAGTGGATCACAGCGATGTCCTGGTCCAGACGTGGAGGTGGTTAAAGACCGTGCGGACCAGGCGAGTACCTCAGGGGGTGGGCCTTTCCGCTGCCTGGCGTTTCTTTAAGCCGACGTTGCCCCAATGCGTCAGCATTGTCAGCCGTTCGCTGGAACTCTGCGCTCATTACCCTGCCACTCCTGCGCTGGTGGCTTTGCCCGGCCGTTACTGGCGGATACGACCGGCGGTGGACCACGTAAGGTGGTATGAATTTCACCGGGCCAAGGAGTGCATTGACGCCGGTGAAGCAATCGGGCGGCAGGTGGCCCGGGAAATCACTTCTGTTCTTGAGAAAGGCTGGAGTTCTTAA
- a CDS encoding radical SAM protein, which yields MPVNLSFAKRYVSEALLREGLTYLSKDPVGNLTRILAVGKLIAQREEHRQAIAAIEHNIKTYPAVRTLAEDVLRNSHRNILDHLIYNWAVNSALLGIPRQRQLSEKLGYNIPHFLLIDPTSACNLRCKGCWAGEYPHHDALSYERLDQLLSEAKELGIYWIVMSGGEPFLYPRLFDLAAKHNDMAFMLYTNGTLIDDRVADKIIEVGNISPAISLEGWEKETDDRRGEGVFQRITAAMDRLRARGAVFGISLTATRANVATIASDAFLDFLTEKGARYGWLFHYIPIGRSPDPNLMLTPEQRAFLARRVPYIRTHWPLLLADFWNDGEYTQGCIAGGRRYLHVTPNGTVEPCAFVHFATDNIYDKPLAEILQSPLFEAFQKRQPFSKDHLRPCPIIDVPTALRTIVRESGAQPTHPGAETVLEGAIGSFLDERSRAWAEEVTKLRAERAETAQGRATGR from the coding sequence ATGCCGGTTAACCTCAGTTTCGCCAAGCGCTATGTGAGTGAGGCCCTGCTGCGTGAAGGTTTAACCTATTTGTCCAAGGACCCGGTAGGGAATCTTACCAGGATCCTCGCCGTGGGGAAGCTTATCGCGCAGCGCGAAGAGCACCGCCAGGCCATCGCAGCGATCGAGCATAACATTAAGACCTACCCCGCCGTCCGCACTCTGGCCGAAGACGTGCTACGCAATTCGCACCGGAATATTCTCGACCATCTCATTTACAACTGGGCGGTCAATTCGGCTCTACTAGGCATTCCCCGCCAGCGCCAGCTCTCCGAGAAGCTGGGCTACAACATCCCCCACTTTCTGCTCATCGATCCCACCAGCGCCTGCAACCTCCGCTGCAAGGGCTGCTGGGCCGGTGAGTATCCCCACCACGACGCCTTAAGCTATGAGCGCCTGGACCAGCTCTTAAGCGAGGCCAAGGAGCTGGGTATTTACTGGATCGTCATGTCGGGCGGCGAACCGTTCCTTTACCCGCGGTTGTTCGATCTGGCGGCAAAACATAACGACATGGCCTTCATGCTCTACACCAACGGCACCTTGATTGATGACAGGGTAGCCGATAAAATCATCGAAGTCGGCAACATTTCTCCGGCCATCAGCTTGGAAGGCTGGGAAAAGGAAACCGACGACCGCCGGGGGGAGGGAGTGTTTCAGCGTATCACGGCGGCGATGGACCGGCTGCGGGCGCGCGGCGCCGTGTTCGGGATTTCACTCACGGCCACACGTGCGAATGTCGCCACCATTGCCTCCGACGCTTTCCTGGACTTCCTTACGGAAAAAGGCGCACGCTACGGGTGGCTGTTCCATTACATCCCTATCGGTAGAAGCCCGGACCCGAATCTTATGCTCACCCCTGAGCAGCGCGCCTTCCTGGCCCGGCGCGTTCCCTACATCCGTACTCACTGGCCCTTGCTCCTGGCGGACTTCTGGAATGACGGTGAGTATACCCAGGGTTGCATCGCCGGTGGGCGCCGCTACCTCCACGTTACGCCTAACGGAACGGTAGAACCATGTGCCTTCGTCCACTTTGCCACCGACAACATTTATGACAAACCCCTGGCCGAGATTCTCCAGTCACCGCTTTTTGAGGCATTCCAAAAGCGGCAGCCGTTTTCGAAAGACCACCTGCGTCCCTGCCCCATCATCGACGTACCGACGGCTCTCCGCACCATCGTGCGCGAAAGCGGGGCCCAACCGACGCACCCTGGCGCAGAAACCGTGCTTGAGGGCGCAATTGGATCTTTCCTCGACGAACGCTCGCGCGCCTGGGCTGAGGAGGTGACTAAGCTCCGAGCTGAGAGAGCTGAGACCGCCCAAGGCCGAGCAACCGGACGCTAG
- a CDS encoding 1-acyl-sn-glycerol-3-phosphate acyltransferase yields MAYAFSRLVARSLLWLLGPPLITGLGNIPRTGPVIVVANHTSLLDGFLLAAFWPRRLTFLSAAYLFKLPLVGTFLRAVGAIPVQKENGELSAMRVALRVLQQGGTLALFPEGRVSPPGKLGAFQAGWAYLAAKSGAPVLPVIITGTQNVLPKGATLPRRSKIGLSIATAQWVEKSERPRADTLASLNTALHRDMEQMLYTVSVSTH; encoded by the coding sequence ATGGCCTATGCGTTTAGCAGGTTAGTAGCCAGGTCTCTGCTCTGGCTATTGGGGCCACCCCTAATCACCGGCCTGGGGAATATCCCCCGGACGGGCCCAGTCATTGTCGTGGCCAACCATACCAGCCTTCTGGACGGCTTCCTTTTGGCCGCTTTCTGGCCGCGCCGGCTTACGTTCTTATCAGCCGCCTACTTGTTCAAATTACCACTCGTCGGAACCTTCTTGCGGGCCGTGGGCGCCATTCCCGTCCAGAAGGAAAACGGCGAGCTCTCCGCCATGCGGGTGGCCCTGCGCGTTTTGCAGCAAGGAGGAACTCTGGCTCTCTTTCCCGAAGGCAGGGTTTCACCGCCAGGCAAGCTGGGGGCCTTTCAAGCCGGCTGGGCATATTTAGCCGCCAAGAGCGGTGCACCGGTGCTGCCAGTAATCATCACGGGAACGCAGAACGTCCTGCCCAAAGGGGCAACCCTGCCGCGCCGCAGCAAAATCGGGCTCAGCATCGCCACAGCGCAGTGGGTGGAGAAAAGTGAGCGGCCGCGGGCAGACACCTTGGCATCTCTGAACACAGCACTGCACAGGGACATGGAGCAAATGCTGTACACCGTGTCGGTCAGCACACACTGA
- a CDS encoding L,D-transpeptidase family protein, giving the protein MPLPATWRYTGRWIKKTAWRGAVLVAVALLVWPGAVRAEPATATAALQEFSPPAKGSALVINIPSFTLTYFRDGKEVKRYPVAVGKPTAPTPVGSFRIISKVVNPTWYPPFGGRPVPPGPGNPLGRRWLGFLPSGYGVHGNNNPSSIGKAVSLGCVRMRNEDVEELFPLIPVGTPLMITYETLGLETDPMTGQTCLVFYPDVYRRGTPTVEAVLARLKKSGLDGHYAPAEIKKALVASRRGASFVSLGTCVRVAGQEETVETTVVSGETLLAVRPVLAAFKLPVGWDARRKAVVIGTAVLPVHLVEQRSFARLGDLQRVLGIKSAWNDEDKVLELFQWAVKVNGEDLGCGAWYEGDQVWLPAGAIAQALGTKVSWDPERQVALGAEKEWPGRLRGQELYVSPAVLAELLSAKVTVLAGERLVEVVERAAVVPVTGAPEAPAKEEQPTLPPPAAPPAAPAADEVQEAAPVRALEENTPAGDPAVSPPAKPPR; this is encoded by the coding sequence GTGCCCCTGCCTGCGACTTGGAGATATACGGGGAGGTGGATTAAGAAGACAGCCTGGCGCGGGGCGGTGCTCGTTGCGGTGGCGCTGCTGGTCTGGCCGGGCGCGGTCCGGGCGGAACCGGCGACGGCTACGGCGGCGCTGCAGGAGTTCTCGCCGCCCGCCAAAGGCTCCGCCCTCGTCATCAACATACCCAGCTTTACCCTGACGTACTTTCGCGATGGGAAAGAAGTGAAAAGGTACCCGGTGGCGGTGGGAAAGCCCACCGCGCCTACGCCTGTGGGTAGCTTCCGCATCATCAGCAAAGTGGTGAATCCCACCTGGTACCCGCCCTTCGGCGGGCGTCCGGTGCCTCCCGGCCCGGGCAACCCGCTGGGCAGGCGCTGGTTGGGCTTTCTTCCCAGCGGTTACGGCGTTCATGGCAATAACAACCCTTCCTCCATCGGCAAAGCCGTGTCGCTGGGCTGCGTCCGCATGCGCAATGAGGATGTGGAAGAGCTTTTCCCTTTGATTCCTGTGGGAACGCCTCTGATGATCACCTACGAGACATTGGGCCTGGAGACTGACCCCATGACCGGGCAGACCTGCCTCGTGTTCTACCCCGATGTTTACCGCCGCGGCACCCCCACGGTGGAAGCGGTGCTGGCCCGCCTTAAAAAGTCGGGGCTGGACGGCCATTATGCCCCGGCAGAGATCAAGAAGGCGCTTGTGGCCAGCCGCCGGGGGGCGAGCTTCGTCTCGCTGGGAACGTGCGTGCGCGTTGCCGGGCAGGAGGAAACGGTGGAGACCACGGTGGTTTCCGGGGAAACCCTGCTCGCTGTACGCCCGGTGCTGGCGGCTTTTAAGCTGCCCGTCGGCTGGGATGCGCGGCGTAAAGCCGTGGTCATAGGCACAGCTGTACTTCCGGTCCACCTGGTGGAACAACGGTCCTTTGCCCGCCTGGGGGACCTGCAGCGGGTGCTGGGCATCAAAAGCGCCTGGAATGACGAAGACAAGGTCCTGGAGCTCTTCCAGTGGGCTGTCAAAGTAAACGGCGAGGACCTGGGCTGCGGAGCTTGGTATGAAGGCGACCAGGTCTGGTTGCCGGCCGGGGCCATTGCACAGGCCTTGGGAACAAAGGTGAGCTGGGATCCGGAGCGTCAGGTGGCGCTCGGGGCGGAAAAAGAGTGGCCGGGCAGGTTGCGGGGCCAAGAGCTGTACGTTTCCCCCGCTGTCCTTGCCGAGCTCCTCTCGGCTAAGGTTACGGTGCTCGCCGGGGAAAGGTTGGTTGAGGTTGTCGAGCGGGCGGCAGTGGTCCCGGTGACCGGGGCGCCAGAGGCGCCGGCCAAAGAGGAGCAGCCCACGCTGCCGCCGCCGGCTGCGCCTCCAGCGGCCCCAGCGGCGGATGAGGTGCAGGAAGCGGCGCCGGTACGCGCCTTGGAAGAGAACACACCCGCCGGCGACCCGGCCGTGTCGCCGCCTGCAAAACCGCCAAGGTAG
- a CDS encoding complex I subunit 5 family protein: MLLLIPLISVAVPLVVGVLTLLLPWPAERRARFSTLIHAGLLLLLLGLFPAVRAGRPLTYNVAALLPPHGLFLRVDTLGYLLALVVAFIWFLSSLYALAYMQCEKHIPRYWAFSNFTLCGCLGVAFAGDLFSFFIFFEFMSLISYMLVIHTETPAALRAGAKYLYLGIIGGLFLLYAIIATYDLAGELSFTALRSFRFPDFSLYTFSIFLSYVIGFGIKAGMVPLHVWLPDAHPVAPAPASALLSGVLLKTGAFGMARTFLDVFGRTYLEAAGWAQIVVVLAGISIIFGSLVAIVQDDLKRRLAYSSISQMGYILLGLGLLTPAGLYGAVLHILNHALMKSGLFLAAGAVIFRTGRHKVSELDNVGWAMPRTMLAFTVTALAMVGIPPLGGFISKWYLGLGAVSGGQPLFLGFLLLSSFLNALYYLPIVTRAFFNRAACPFAAFQVLPPEEAPTAASDTASGPLPLEPRPLLPELPPAMLFSILTLAAGTLFFGLFPTSPPFSLAQEVVQTYFGG; the protein is encoded by the coding sequence ACTCATACCGCTCATCTCCGTGGCCGTCCCCCTGGTCGTGGGCGTCCTGACCCTGCTGCTCCCCTGGCCCGCCGAGCGCCGGGCGCGCTTCTCGACCTTGATCCATGCGGGACTCCTGCTGCTTCTCCTGGGCCTTTTTCCCGCCGTACGCGCCGGGCGTCCCCTGACGTACAACGTGGCGGCCCTGCTGCCCCCGCACGGGCTCTTCCTGCGCGTGGACACGCTAGGCTACCTGCTGGCCTTAGTCGTGGCCTTCATCTGGTTTCTGTCTTCCCTCTATGCCCTGGCCTACATGCAGTGCGAAAAGCACATACCGCGCTACTGGGCCTTTTCCAACTTCACCCTCTGCGGTTGCCTGGGCGTAGCTTTTGCCGGCGATCTTTTCAGCTTCTTCATCTTTTTTGAATTCATGTCCCTCATTTCTTACATGCTGGTCATTCATACGGAAACACCGGCGGCACTGCGCGCCGGCGCCAAGTACCTTTACCTCGGCATCATCGGCGGCCTCTTTCTTCTCTACGCCATCATCGCCACCTACGACCTCGCAGGAGAACTGTCTTTTACGGCACTGCGCTCTTTCCGCTTCCCTGATTTCAGCCTGTACACCTTTTCCATCTTTCTCTCTTATGTCATCGGCTTCGGTATCAAGGCCGGCATGGTGCCGCTGCACGTCTGGCTGCCGGACGCCCATCCCGTGGCACCGGCACCGGCCAGCGCCCTCCTCTCCGGCGTGCTGCTCAAAACGGGTGCCTTCGGTATGGCCCGGACGTTTCTGGACGTGTTCGGCCGTACGTACCTGGAAGCTGCCGGCTGGGCCCAGATCGTGGTGGTGCTGGCCGGCATAAGCATCATCTTCGGCTCGCTGGTGGCCATTGTGCAGGACGATCTCAAACGGCGCCTCGCCTACTCCAGCATCAGCCAGATGGGTTACATTCTGCTCGGCTTAGGCCTGCTCACCCCGGCGGGACTTTATGGCGCCGTACTCCACATCCTTAACCACGCCCTCATGAAAAGCGGCCTCTTTCTGGCGGCCGGCGCCGTGATTTTCCGTACCGGACGCCACAAGGTTTCTGAACTCGATAACGTCGGCTGGGCCATGCCGCGCACCATGCTGGCCTTTACCGTCACCGCTCTGGCCATGGTCGGGATACCGCCGCTGGGCGGCTTTATCAGCAAGTGGTACCTGGGGCTGGGAGCCGTCTCCGGCGGCCAGCCGCTCTTTCTCGGCTTTCTGCTCCTCTCCAGCTTTCTTAACGCCCTGTACTACCTGCCCATTGTTACCCGCGCCTTCTTTAACCGTGCAGCCTGCCCCTTTGCCGCCTTCCAGGTGCTGCCACCGGAAGAAGCCCCCACCGCCGCCTCCGACACCGCTTCCGGGCCGCTTCCTCTGGAACCGCGGCCGCTCTTGCCAGAGCTGCCGCCGGCCATGCTATTTTCGATCCTCACCCTGGCCGCAGGCACCCTTTTCTTCGGCCTTTTCCCGACGTCCCCACCTTTTTCCTTGGCGCAAGAGGTGGTTCAGACCTACTTTGGAGGCTAA